From Juglans regia cultivar Chandler chromosome 8, Walnut 2.0, whole genome shotgun sequence, the proteins below share one genomic window:
- the LOC109007815 gene encoding uncharacterized protein LOC109007815 → MKFAFAARLGRGTNTNAELRALLLGLRRCRELGVDNIILELDSLLVVNWLKDGKCSLWYLEDFLDEIVGILSNLNCRVQHVFREGNTGADFLARMGSSGCNEEWLSHENIPMLLKGILRTDHSNLPYLRKYKKSD, encoded by the coding sequence ATGAAGTTTGCATTTGCTGCTCGATTGGGCAGGGGAACCAATACAAATGCAGAGCTTCGGGCATTATTACTGGGATTACGTAGATGCCGTGAGTTGGGAGTTgacaatattattttggaaCTTGATTCTCTATTGGTGGTCAATTGGTTGAAAGATGGGAAATGTAGCTTATGGTATCTGGAGGACTTTTTGGAtgaaattgttgggattttatcGAATCTTAATTGCCGAGTACAACATGTTTTTAGGGAAGGAAATACGGGAGCAGATTTTTTGGCTAGAATGGGAAGTAGTGGATGCAATGAAGAATGGTTGTCACACGAAAACATTCCAATGTTGCTTAAGGGTATTCTTCGGACTGATCATAGCAACTTACCTTATTTGCGTAAGTATAAGAAAAGTGATTGA